A single region of the Archangium lipolyticum genome encodes:
- a CDS encoding TetR/AcrR family transcriptional regulator, whose product MPTSTFFRLPDERRDRLVNEAIIEFSDRSYTEASLSQIALRASIPKGSVYQYFEDKLDLYRWLLTEEAPRRKREFIGAVPPESDFWARLETFIERGMAFLVEHPRLARLSAAAAAPTAVVEVRGLYKAICEAGIVELRAVLEEGTRRGALEAPDLDIATRFVATVIGPGLTDVILLELGAELHEVLASDSLRKRLNLKRRRALARQAIHFIRNGLGSERKSR is encoded by the coding sequence ATGCCCACGAGTACCTTCTTCCGACTGCCCGACGAGCGCAGGGACCGCCTCGTGAACGAGGCCATCATCGAGTTCTCCGACCGGAGCTACACCGAGGCCTCGCTCTCGCAGATCGCGCTCCGCGCGAGCATTCCCAAGGGGAGCGTCTACCAGTACTTCGAGGACAAGCTCGACCTGTACCGCTGGCTCCTCACCGAGGAAGCCCCGCGCCGCAAGCGTGAGTTCATCGGCGCGGTGCCCCCGGAGAGCGACTTCTGGGCCCGCCTCGAGACGTTCATCGAGCGCGGCATGGCGTTCCTCGTGGAGCACCCGCGCCTGGCCCGGCTCTCCGCGGCCGCCGCCGCTCCGACCGCGGTGGTGGAGGTCCGCGGCCTCTACAAGGCCATCTGCGAGGCCGGCATCGTGGAACTCCGCGCCGTCCTGGAGGAGGGCACCCGCCGCGGTGCGCTCGAAGCGCCGGACCTCGACATCGCCACCCGCTTCGTCGCCACCGTCATCGGCCCCGGCCTGACGGATGTCATCCTCCTGGAGCTCGGCGCGGAGCTCCACGAGGTCCTCGCTTCGGACTCCTTGCGTAAACGATTGAACCTCAAACGCCGGCGGGCCCTCGCTCGCCAGGCCATCCACTTCATCCGCAACGGACTGGGCTCTGAAAGGAAATCACGATGA
- a CDS encoding TPR end-of-group domain-containing protein, which translates to MRSFAPCLLLLAVACAHSPAPSSTPAGTESSAAATLPDLEPPSTPPPGWLQVHRADALMKQHKPAEALPLYRQAWEAGNREDGTAYSAACAAALQGQKDEAMTWLTRSVEGGFRDTEWMKQDEDLSSLRELPAFTALVDRIATLPASAQEDANPEMKRLMDEDQADRRGASLSNPEQFKQIAERDRQRRQRVGELLDAGAAKTGADFFAAALVFQHGNALEDYARARELAAEAARRGHPHALWLTAAAWDRWLMRAGKPQRFGTQYRPDPATKQMRLYPVDPAVTDAERARWGFPPLAELSPGM; encoded by the coding sequence ATGCGCTCATTCGCTCCCTGTCTCCTCCTGTTGGCTGTTGCCTGCGCGCACTCACCCGCGCCCTCTTCCACCCCCGCTGGCACGGAGTCTTCCGCCGCCGCCACGCTTCCGGACCTGGAGCCCCCCAGCACGCCTCCGCCGGGCTGGCTCCAGGTCCACCGCGCCGATGCGCTGATGAAGCAGCACAAGCCCGCCGAGGCGCTCCCGCTCTACCGGCAGGCGTGGGAGGCGGGGAACCGCGAGGACGGCACCGCCTACTCCGCCGCATGCGCCGCGGCCCTGCAGGGGCAGAAGGACGAGGCGATGACCTGGTTGACGCGCTCCGTGGAGGGCGGCTTCCGCGACACGGAGTGGATGAAGCAGGACGAGGACCTCTCCTCCCTGCGTGAGCTGCCGGCCTTCACCGCGTTGGTGGACCGGATCGCCACGCTCCCCGCGTCCGCCCAGGAGGACGCGAACCCCGAGATGAAGCGGCTGATGGACGAGGACCAGGCGGATCGCCGGGGAGCGAGCCTCTCCAATCCCGAACAGTTCAAGCAGATCGCCGAGCGCGACCGCCAGCGCCGCCAGCGCGTGGGCGAGCTGCTCGACGCGGGCGCCGCGAAGACGGGGGCGGACTTCTTCGCCGCGGCGCTCGTCTTCCAGCATGGGAACGCGCTCGAGGACTACGCCCGGGCGCGCGAGCTGGCCGCCGAGGCCGCCCGCCGGGGCCACCCGCACGCCCTCTGGCTCACCGCCGCCGCGTGGGACCGGTGGTTGATGAGGGCCGGCAAGCCGCAGCGCTTCGGCACCCAGTACAGGCCCGACCCCGCCACGAAGCAGATGCGTCTCTACCCGGTGGACCCGGCGGTGACCGACGCCGAGCGCGCGCGTTGGGGTTTCCCGCCGCTCGCCGAGCTCTCTCCGGGGATGTAG
- a CDS encoding NUDIX domain-containing protein → MTIETISSREVYRNRWMTVREDAIRRQDGSSGIYGVVHKPDFSLIIPYEKGAFHLVEQYRYPVKGRYLEFPQGTWEDQQDAAPETVAVGELQEETGLVAGRMTYLGHLFNAPGYSTQGMHVFLAEELSQGPRSPSPEEGDLVVTRVSVEEFEALILDGRIKDASSVSAYGLLRLKKHLP, encoded by the coding sequence ATGACCATCGAGACGATTTCTTCGAGGGAGGTCTACCGGAACCGGTGGATGACGGTGCGCGAGGACGCCATTCGCAGGCAGGATGGCTCGAGTGGCATCTATGGCGTCGTCCACAAGCCGGACTTCTCGCTCATCATCCCCTACGAGAAGGGGGCGTTCCACCTGGTGGAGCAGTACCGCTACCCCGTGAAGGGGCGCTACCTGGAGTTCCCCCAGGGCACCTGGGAGGACCAGCAGGACGCGGCGCCCGAGACCGTCGCCGTGGGGGAGCTCCAGGAGGAGACGGGGCTGGTGGCCGGGCGCATGACGTACCTCGGCCACCTCTTCAACGCCCCTGGCTACTCCACGCAGGGCATGCACGTCTTCCTGGCGGAGGAGCTGTCCCAGGGGCCGCGGAGTCCGTCCCCCGAGGAGGGTGACCTGGTGGTCACCCGTGTCAGCGTCGAGGAGTTCGAGGCACTCATCCTCGACGGCCGCATCAAGGACGCCTCGAGCGTCTCGGCCTATGGCCTGCTGAGGCTGAAGAAGCACCTCCCTTGA
- a CDS encoding OPT/YSL family transporter yields the protein MAQSAPSSPSSSAAASSASSSPEGGAPRFGWLPEPGSWKFHLLLSAVAIFILGPLGGIAASYMNFSLGIFVGGQVLAGILGSAVTYGYGPDGKHGANYMQTMAASVASMCAMSVLVQAMVWLGMPQPPAWHLMVFVGCVGMFGVGVGMLYTPLLVDRLQLDYPSGYAVANILRALTDKRLLKASIAKLGGGTGLGALVAWLTEHVAALGAAGMSASTVGAGMVVGSRITVPALIGGLIGMAFVPYLREIGWLGAEDPFRKIGFLIALAMICGAAVVDLSLLAVQAVERVRNRARLQEGEVPAWKQVNMPRLVAWVGFWGVAVVLVATQLLEQPLGFVAFGLALSLLFVLINGIAYGISDQNPISSAFVISVLLMSLLGLRNPVVGMMAASILLISTSVGSDMQQDRSTGWRLGTDRVIQFRYQVVGIVMGAVLCVGLARVFMSAYPVLAINQLDSPNAEVGQWGSAMTYKLVGAIRGLGSLSDYTVKALLLGLGIGFTIEVARKLLKRHEGYQRFVKGSRAGYAVGWTMDAVLLSSPYATSLGGFVNLPVVVWFSVGGIISSLWNTLRSRPAPRVAGSPGEGEVLPEDMSSTSLVGGGLIAGESLYFLFLGLAGLLALLG from the coding sequence ATGGCCCAGTCCGCCCCATCGAGCCCGTCGTCTTCCGCCGCCGCGTCCTCAGCCAGCTCCAGCCCGGAGGGCGGTGCTCCGCGCTTCGGCTGGTTGCCCGAGCCGGGCTCGTGGAAGTTCCACCTGTTGCTGAGCGCGGTGGCCATCTTCATCCTCGGGCCGCTGGGGGGCATCGCCGCCTCGTACATGAACTTCAGCCTGGGCATCTTCGTGGGTGGGCAGGTGCTGGCCGGCATCCTCGGCAGCGCCGTCACCTACGGCTACGGCCCGGATGGCAAGCACGGCGCCAACTACATGCAGACGATGGCCGCCTCGGTGGCCTCGATGTGCGCCATGTCCGTGCTCGTCCAGGCCATGGTGTGGCTGGGCATGCCGCAGCCGCCCGCGTGGCACCTGATGGTCTTCGTGGGCTGCGTGGGCATGTTCGGCGTGGGCGTGGGCATGCTCTACACGCCGCTGCTCGTGGACCGGCTGCAGCTCGACTACCCCTCGGGCTACGCGGTGGCCAACATCCTCCGGGCGCTCACCGACAAGCGCCTGCTGAAGGCCTCCATCGCCAAGCTGGGCGGTGGCACCGGCCTGGGCGCGCTGGTGGCGTGGCTCACCGAGCACGTGGCCGCCCTGGGGGCCGCGGGCATGAGCGCCTCCACGGTGGGCGCGGGCATGGTGGTGGGCAGCCGCATCACCGTGCCGGCCCTCATCGGTGGGCTCATCGGTATGGCCTTCGTGCCCTACCTGCGGGAGATCGGCTGGCTGGGAGCGGAGGATCCGTTCCGCAAGATTGGCTTCCTCATCGCCCTGGCGATGATCTGCGGCGCGGCGGTGGTGGACCTGTCGCTGCTGGCGGTGCAGGCGGTGGAGCGGGTGCGCAACCGGGCCCGGCTCCAGGAGGGCGAGGTGCCGGCCTGGAAGCAGGTGAACATGCCGAGGTTGGTGGCCTGGGTGGGCTTCTGGGGCGTGGCGGTGGTGCTGGTGGCCACGCAGCTGCTGGAGCAGCCCCTGGGCTTCGTCGCCTTCGGTCTGGCGTTGTCGCTGCTGTTCGTGCTCATCAACGGCATCGCCTACGGCATCAGCGACCAGAACCCCATCTCGAGCGCCTTCGTCATCTCGGTGCTGCTGATGTCGCTCCTGGGGCTGAGGAACCCGGTGGTGGGGATGATGGCCGCGAGCATCCTGCTCATCTCCACCTCGGTGGGCAGCGACATGCAGCAGGACCGCTCCACGGGCTGGCGCCTGGGAACGGACCGCGTCATCCAGTTCCGCTATCAGGTGGTGGGAATCGTGATGGGCGCGGTGCTGTGCGTGGGGCTGGCGCGCGTCTTCATGAGCGCCTATCCGGTGCTGGCCATCAACCAGCTGGACAGCCCGAACGCCGAGGTGGGCCAGTGGGGCTCGGCGATGACGTACAAGCTCGTGGGAGCCATCCGCGGCCTGGGCTCGCTGTCGGATTACACGGTGAAGGCGCTGCTGCTGGGCTTGGGGATTGGCTTCACCATCGAGGTGGCGCGCAAGCTGCTCAAGCGCCATGAGGGTTATCAGCGCTTCGTGAAGGGCTCGCGGGCGGGCTACGCGGTGGGGTGGACGATGGACGCGGTGCTGTTGTCGAGCCCCTATGCCACGTCCCTCGGCGGCTTCGTGAACCTGCCGGTGGTGGTGTGGTTCTCCGTCGGCGGCATCATCTCCTCGCTGTGGAACACGCTCAGGAGCAGGCCGGCACCGCGCGTGGCGGGCTCACCCGGCGAGGGCGAGGTGCTGCCCGAGGACATGAGCTCCACGTCGCTGGTGGGCGGAGGGCTCATCGCCGGCGAGTCGCTCTACTTCCTCTTCTTGGGGCTCGCGGGGCTGCTCGCGCTGCTGGGGTGA
- a CDS encoding NUDIX hydrolase, with amino-acid sequence MPYTPILGTLGYVMSPDGTKVLLIHRNARENDAHLGKYNGLGGKMEPGEDVVSCMRREIREEAGIECTELRLRGTINWPGFGPKGEDWLGFIFLIDRFEGTPFERNVEGTLSWVPVKDIMSLPLWDGDRHFLPLVFDDDPRAFHGVMPYANGRAVSWSFTRI; translated from the coding sequence ATGCCCTACACGCCCATTCTCGGCACCCTCGGCTACGTGATGTCCCCGGACGGGACGAAGGTGCTGCTCATCCACCGCAACGCGCGCGAGAACGACGCGCACCTCGGCAAGTACAACGGACTCGGCGGGAAGATGGAGCCGGGCGAGGACGTGGTCTCCTGCATGCGCCGGGAGATTCGCGAGGAGGCGGGCATCGAATGCACGGAGCTGCGGCTGCGCGGCACCATCAACTGGCCGGGCTTCGGCCCCAAGGGCGAGGACTGGCTCGGCTTCATCTTCCTCATCGACCGCTTCGAGGGCACCCCGTTCGAGCGCAACGTGGAGGGCACCCTCTCCTGGGTTCCGGTGAAGGACATCATGTCCCTTCCGCTCTGGGACGGAGACCGCCACTTCCTGCCGCTGGTGTTCGATGATGACCCCCGGGCGTTCCACGGCGTCATGCCCTACGCCAACGGCCGCGCGGTGAGCTGGTCGTTCACCCGCATCTGA
- a CDS encoding transglycosylase domain-containing protein, translating to MSPRSHGLSSRLLRGGLAALLLAPLLLLGSVEAAYHYGLSRVGERPRPPPPRVDFAHQVLWLIEEDGRPLQLEPLWPWTLVNGLARGQRSAGEDLAWLTARRWLASQPRREGERHLHRSFQALALTVWISRHWTAEELLTAYAEGASFGRDSIGLDAAARRYFGREPERLALHEVALLAGLPQSPGRYDPLRRPEAALRRRDFVLARLRSTGLISEAQREEASQQPLPLPATGPTH from the coding sequence ATGTCTCCGCGAAGCCACGGTCTTTCCTCTCGTCTCCTGAGAGGAGGCCTCGCCGCCCTGCTCCTCGCCCCGCTCTTGCTGCTCGGGAGCGTGGAGGCCGCGTACCACTACGGGCTGTCCCGTGTGGGCGAACGGCCACGCCCCCCTCCGCCCCGGGTGGACTTCGCCCACCAGGTGCTCTGGCTCATCGAGGAGGATGGCCGGCCTCTCCAGCTCGAACCCCTCTGGCCCTGGACGCTCGTGAACGGCCTGGCACGGGGACAGCGCTCCGCCGGAGAGGACCTCGCCTGGCTGACGGCACGGCGGTGGTTGGCGTCCCAACCCAGGCGCGAGGGCGAGCGGCACCTGCACCGGAGCTTCCAGGCGCTCGCGCTCACCGTCTGGATTTCACGCCACTGGACCGCCGAGGAGCTGCTGACCGCCTACGCCGAAGGCGCCTCGTTCGGACGAGACAGCATCGGTCTCGATGCCGCCGCGCGAAGGTACTTCGGCCGGGAGCCTGAGCGGCTCGCGCTCCACGAGGTCGCCCTGCTCGCGGGGCTGCCCCAGTCGCCAGGCCGATATGACCCGCTCCGCCGGCCCGAGGCCGCGCTCCGACGAAGGGACTTCGTGCTCGCGCGCCTTCGGTCCACGGGGCTCATCTCCGAGGCCCAGCGCGAGGAGGCGAGCCAACAGCCACTGCCGCTCCCGGCCACGGGGCCCACCCATTGA
- a CDS encoding Crp/Fnr family transcriptional regulator — protein sequence MSYSELLSRVPLFASLGSDDLERLSSRLQPRNYDRGEIVFHQGDVGTDLFIIRKGEVTIRLSSADGKEVTLALLRRGDSFGELALLDSEPRSTDAVAREETSLLSLRREEFQRFLEERPQVVPALLAELSRMVRRVTRVVHDANFLDARARLARVLLDLAQSQGQSGTEGEGVAIASRLTQGELANLCGLTRESTNRWLRFYVREGLLSYEGGVITLLDPQNLRINAD from the coding sequence ATGTCCTATTCGGAGCTCCTCTCTCGGGTACCCCTCTTTGCGTCTCTCGGGTCCGATGACCTGGAGCGACTCTCCTCACGTCTTCAACCGCGGAACTACGACCGGGGGGAGATCGTCTTCCACCAGGGCGACGTGGGAACGGACCTCTTCATCATCCGCAAGGGCGAGGTGACCATCCGCCTCAGCTCCGCCGATGGCAAGGAGGTCACCCTGGCGCTCCTGCGGCGGGGGGACTCCTTTGGAGAGCTGGCATTGTTGGACAGCGAGCCGCGCTCGACGGACGCGGTGGCTCGCGAGGAGACCTCGCTGTTGAGCCTGCGCCGGGAGGAGTTCCAGCGCTTCCTGGAGGAGCGGCCCCAGGTGGTGCCGGCCCTGCTCGCCGAGCTGAGCCGGATGGTGCGGCGGGTCACCCGGGTGGTGCACGACGCCAACTTCCTGGACGCACGGGCCCGGCTGGCGCGCGTCTTGTTGGATCTGGCCCAGTCCCAGGGACAGTCGGGCACGGAGGGGGAGGGGGTGGCCATCGCTTCCCGCCTCACCCAGGGCGAGCTCGCCAACCTGTGCGGACTCACCCGTGAGAGCACCAACCGGTGGTTGCGCTTCTACGTGCGCGAGGGGCTGCTGTCCTACGAAGGGGGGGTCATCACATTGCTGGACCCCCAGAACCTTCGCATCAACGCCGATTGA
- a CDS encoding cyclic nucleotide-binding domain-containing protein has protein sequence MLETLREHKDRAAQFFASGKLEEALAEYQVVVEATPGELSGRQKVAELLQRLGRKQEAIATYEEVATAWARQGWLLRAIAMCKVILQLEPGHGRTQRMLADLYARRMAPPPRLTPTPKPAAPRALPRIPLFSQLNQEAFVAVLEELALKVFAPGDTIVTEGEPGNSLFAIVEGRADVVRQLEGGKRRKVASLGEGDFFGEMALLSAGPRLASVVAAERTVALELTREQVERLVRHHPSVGQVLHTFHEERLLANVLRCNPILSVLSPQQREALAPSFQLHSVAAGQKLLEQGQPGTALYLILRGQCRVTHQHPDGHESQYPVLREGDVFGELSVLLGLPATATVSADSACTLLRLDREAVERHVLVRAGVREALSQLSSERLQRTARLLSGHEVLEGDQRV, from the coding sequence ATGCTCGAGACGCTTCGTGAACACAAGGACAGGGCCGCTCAATTCTTCGCCAGTGGAAAGCTCGAGGAGGCACTCGCCGAGTACCAGGTCGTGGTGGAGGCGACTCCGGGAGAGCTGAGCGGCCGTCAGAAGGTGGCCGAGCTGCTCCAACGGCTGGGACGCAAGCAGGAAGCCATCGCGACGTACGAGGAGGTGGCCACCGCCTGGGCCCGGCAGGGCTGGCTGCTGCGCGCCATCGCGATGTGCAAGGTCATCCTCCAGCTCGAGCCGGGCCACGGCCGCACGCAGCGGATGCTCGCGGACCTCTACGCGCGGCGCATGGCGCCCCCACCGCGGCTGACGCCCACGCCGAAGCCGGCGGCGCCCCGGGCCCTGCCCCGCATCCCGCTCTTCTCGCAGCTGAACCAGGAGGCGTTCGTGGCGGTGCTGGAGGAGCTGGCGCTGAAGGTCTTCGCGCCGGGGGACACCATCGTCACGGAGGGCGAGCCAGGCAACTCCCTGTTCGCCATCGTGGAAGGGCGCGCGGACGTGGTGCGGCAGCTGGAGGGAGGCAAGCGGCGGAAGGTGGCCTCGCTGGGCGAGGGCGACTTCTTCGGGGAGATGGCCCTGCTCTCCGCGGGCCCGAGGCTGGCCAGCGTGGTGGCCGCCGAGCGGACCGTGGCGCTGGAGCTGACGCGGGAGCAGGTGGAGCGGCTCGTGCGGCACCACCCCTCGGTGGGCCAGGTGCTGCACACCTTCCACGAGGAGCGCCTGCTGGCCAACGTGCTGCGCTGCAATCCGATCCTCTCCGTCCTCTCGCCCCAGCAGCGCGAGGCCCTGGCCCCTTCCTTCCAGCTCCACTCCGTGGCGGCCGGCCAGAAGCTGCTCGAGCAGGGACAGCCAGGGACGGCCCTGTACCTCATCCTCCGGGGCCAGTGCCGGGTGACGCACCAGCATCCCGATGGGCACGAGAGCCAGTACCCCGTGCTGCGCGAGGGGGACGTGTTCGGCGAGCTGTCCGTGCTGCTCGGCCTGCCCGCCACCGCCACCGTGTCCGCGGACTCCGCCTGCACACTGCTGCGGCTGGACCGGGAGGCCGTCGAGCGTCACGTCCTCGTTCGGGCCGGGGTGCGCGAGGCGCTCTCGCAGCTGAGCTCCGAGCGCCTCCAGCGCACCGCCCGGCTGCTCTCCGGCCACGAGGTGCTCGAGGGCGACCAGCGCGTCTGA
- a CDS encoding ABC transporter ATP-binding protein, whose product MPPPYSRSARPPESLKARLKNAGTLFRQLPGTFRLFWASSPRGAVGLAVLTLVAAVLPAAIAWVGKLIVDGVVAAAAGGGEAARERVLHLVLLEFGLMVGSVTLDRALSLVRELLRANLGNLLNERILKKALELELRHFEDSDTYDKMQNARREANSRPLGLVMDAFSIVRNAVTLSTYAVLLVSLSPWSVVVLVAASIPAFIAEARLAAEGFRLHSWRAPEGRKLNYLEWILTRDNHVKEVKVFGLGQLVLGRYRTLFQKFFQEDRALAMKRMGWGLGLGLVSLGAFYGCYAFVANRAALGAITVGDMVLYLSVFRQGQSAFQGILSSVGSMYEGALFMSNLFAYLEIPTGQESSRVLPPLKPPRGRGNAIELRDVSFRYPGKDAWALRNVSLRLEPGEKLALVGENGAGKSTLVKLLLRLYEPTEGDIFYGGVNLKDMDPEDLRSRFGAVFQDFVRYQFSVAENIGLGHVPALEDRDRIVRAAEQGGASAVISTLPGQYDTMLGGWFEKGHELSGGQWQKLGVARAFMREDAEVLILDEPTASIDAESEHALFERFQELAADRIALVISHRFSTVRMADRIAVLHNGTVEELGSHAELMARNGRYAHLFNLQARGYRD is encoded by the coding sequence GTGCCTCCCCCGTATTCGCGCTCGGCGCGTCCTCCCGAATCCCTCAAGGCCCGGCTGAAGAACGCGGGCACGCTCTTCCGGCAGCTGCCGGGCACCTTCCGTCTGTTCTGGGCGTCGAGTCCCCGGGGCGCGGTGGGGCTGGCGGTGCTGACGCTGGTGGCGGCGGTGCTGCCGGCGGCGATCGCCTGGGTGGGCAAGCTCATCGTGGACGGGGTGGTGGCGGCGGCCGCGGGCGGGGGCGAGGCGGCGCGGGAGCGGGTGCTGCACCTGGTGCTGCTCGAGTTCGGGTTGATGGTGGGCTCGGTGACGTTGGACCGGGCGCTGTCGCTGGTGCGCGAGCTGCTGCGGGCCAACCTGGGCAACCTGCTCAACGAGCGCATCCTGAAGAAGGCGCTGGAGCTGGAGCTGCGGCACTTCGAGGACTCGGACACCTACGACAAGATGCAGAACGCGCGGCGCGAGGCGAACAGCCGGCCGCTGGGGCTGGTGATGGATGCGTTCTCCATCGTGCGCAACGCGGTGACGCTGTCGACGTACGCGGTGCTGTTGGTGTCGCTGTCACCGTGGAGCGTGGTGGTGCTGGTGGCGGCGAGCATCCCGGCGTTCATCGCGGAGGCGCGGCTGGCGGCGGAGGGATTCCGGTTGCACTCGTGGCGCGCGCCCGAGGGGCGGAAGCTGAACTACCTGGAGTGGATCCTCACGCGGGACAACCACGTGAAGGAGGTGAAGGTGTTCGGGCTGGGCCAGCTGGTGCTGGGGCGGTACCGGACGCTCTTCCAGAAGTTCTTCCAGGAGGACCGGGCGCTGGCGATGAAGCGGATGGGGTGGGGCCTGGGGTTGGGGCTGGTGTCGCTGGGCGCGTTCTACGGGTGCTACGCGTTCGTGGCGAACCGGGCGGCGCTGGGGGCCATCACGGTGGGCGACATGGTGCTGTACCTGTCCGTGTTCCGGCAGGGGCAGTCGGCGTTCCAGGGGATTCTGTCGAGCGTGGGCAGCATGTACGAGGGGGCGCTCTTCATGAGCAACCTGTTCGCGTACCTGGAGATACCGACGGGGCAGGAGTCATCGCGGGTGCTGCCTCCGCTGAAGCCACCGAGGGGCCGGGGCAACGCCATCGAGCTGCGCGACGTGTCGTTCCGCTACCCGGGCAAGGACGCGTGGGCGTTGAGGAACGTGTCGTTGCGGTTGGAGCCGGGGGAGAAGCTGGCGCTGGTGGGTGAGAACGGGGCGGGAAAGAGCACGCTGGTGAAGCTGCTGCTGCGCCTGTACGAGCCGACGGAGGGAGACATCTTCTACGGCGGGGTGAACCTGAAGGACATGGACCCGGAGGATCTGCGCTCGCGCTTCGGGGCGGTGTTCCAGGACTTCGTGCGCTACCAGTTCAGCGTGGCGGAGAACATCGGACTGGGGCACGTGCCGGCGCTGGAGGACCGCGACCGCATCGTCCGCGCGGCGGAGCAGGGCGGGGCGAGCGCCGTCATCTCCACGCTGCCGGGCCAGTACGACACGATGCTAGGCGGCTGGTTCGAGAAGGGGCACGAGCTGAGCGGCGGACAGTGGCAGAAGCTCGGGGTGGCGCGGGCCTTCATGCGCGAGGACGCGGAGGTGCTCATCCTGGACGAGCCGACGGCGAGCATCGACGCGGAGTCGGAGCACGCGCTCTTCGAGCGCTTCCAGGAGCTGGCGGCGGACCGCATCGCCCTGGTCATCTCCCACCGGTTCTCCACGGTGCGCATGGCGGACCGCATCGCCGTGCTGCACAACGGCACGGTGGAGGAGCTGGGCAGTCACGCGGAGCTGATGGCGCGCAACGGGCGGTACGCGCACCTCTTCAACCTGCAGGCGCGCGGCTACCGGGACTGA
- a CDS encoding YfbM family protein — MSMIVVFRLAQREQLSSLLASPEQVFDFLEDADDEDADNSEDVLDIDKAWHGLHFLLTGTDWGGKPPLNFIVAGGETVGDEDVGYGPARAFTPEQLAEISRALDGISSDALRQRFDPAKMMELDIYPSIWDRDPADDDTLGYVLEHFELLKPFLRKGVERGLGALVYMS, encoded by the coding sequence ATGAGCATGATCGTCGTATTTCGTCTGGCCCAGCGCGAACAACTTTCATCCCTGCTCGCTTCGCCGGAGCAGGTGTTCGATTTCCTCGAGGATGCCGACGATGAGGACGCTGACAACTCGGAGGACGTGCTCGATATCGACAAGGCGTGGCATGGCCTCCACTTCCTGCTCACGGGCACGGATTGGGGAGGCAAGCCTCCGCTGAACTTCATCGTCGCGGGCGGCGAGACGGTCGGTGACGAGGATGTCGGTTACGGGCCGGCCCGCGCCTTCACTCCCGAGCAGCTCGCGGAGATCTCCCGGGCCCTCGATGGGATCAGCTCGGACGCGCTGCGCCAGCGCTTCGACCCGGCGAAGATGATGGAGTTGGACATCTACCCGAGCATCTGGGACCGCGACCCCGCCGATGACGACACGCTGGGGTACGTGCTCGAGCACTTCGAGTTGCTCAAGCCGTTCCTGCGCAAGGGCGTGGAGCGGGGACTCGGGGCCCTCGTGTACATGAGTTGA